One region of Azoarcus sp. CIB genomic DNA includes:
- a CDS encoding YCF48-related protein: MLFPMEHSKRIGAAAVVLALAASAFATASTGFVDPLQLVARQSVKAAARLMLDVATLSDGRLVAVGEQGTIILSDDRGRSWQQAAVPVSVNLTATFFVDAAAGWAVGHDGVILGTKDGGLNWVRLFDGNAANEQIVAAAERRVRQARERSQTADATQAAQDELDRAEDALADAEAGARFGPSRPLFGIWFKDAKQGFVAGAFGQLFHTEDGGANWRYIGDRLDNPEALHYNAIVPTPSGKIAIVGEGGRIHLSADGGQTWQRHETGYDGQLYGMLALRDADGSEVFLAYGFGGRILLSRDGGSRWSQVDVGVKTNIVDGFVAADGSVRLLTAGGQVFRGGSDGKPFVPAGSDGGAGVQKRIAAGVSLPDGSLVLAGMGGIHLVSTNGK, from the coding sequence ATGTTATTTCCTATGGAGCATTCGAAACGCATCGGCGCGGCGGCCGTCGTGCTGGCGCTCGCCGCCAGCGCCTTTGCGACGGCCAGCACCGGTTTCGTCGACCCCCTGCAACTGGTGGCGCGCCAGTCGGTCAAGGCCGCTGCCAGACTGATGCTCGATGTCGCGACGTTGAGCGACGGACGCTTGGTGGCCGTTGGCGAGCAGGGCACGATTATCCTGTCGGACGACCGCGGCCGGTCCTGGCAGCAGGCTGCGGTGCCCGTGTCGGTGAATCTGACGGCGACCTTCTTTGTCGATGCAGCAGCCGGATGGGCGGTTGGCCATGACGGAGTGATCCTCGGCACAAAGGACGGTGGGCTGAACTGGGTCCGGTTGTTCGACGGTAATGCGGCCAATGAACAAATCGTCGCCGCCGCCGAGCGTCGCGTCAGGCAGGCGCGGGAGCGCAGCCAGACGGCGGATGCGACGCAGGCCGCGCAGGACGAACTCGACCGGGCCGAGGATGCGCTGGCGGATGCCGAGGCCGGGGCCCGCTTCGGGCCCTCCCGTCCGCTGTTCGGCATATGGTTCAAGGATGCGAAGCAGGGTTTCGTCGCCGGCGCCTTCGGTCAGTTGTTCCACACCGAGGATGGTGGGGCCAACTGGCGCTACATCGGCGATCGGCTCGATAACCCCGAAGCCCTCCATTACAACGCTATCGTACCGACTCCTTCAGGGAAGATCGCAATCGTTGGTGAAGGCGGGCGCATCCATTTGTCGGCCGATGGCGGGCAGACCTGGCAGCGGCACGAAACCGGCTACGACGGGCAGTTGTACGGAATGCTGGCCTTACGCGACGCGGACGGCAGTGAGGTTTTCCTGGCCTACGGTTTCGGCGGGCGCATCCTTCTGTCGCGGGACGGGGGTTCGCGTTGGAGCCAGGTCGATGTCGGGGTGAAGACGAACATTGTGGACGGCTTCGTCGCCGCCGACGGCTCCGTCCGGCTGCTGACTGCCGGCGGACAAGTTTTTCGCGGTGGCAGCGACGGCAAACCGTTCGTGCCGGCGGGCTCGGATGGGGGGGCGGGCGTGCAGAAAAGGATCGCCGCTGGGGTCTCGCTCCCCGACGGATCGCTTGTGTTGGCAGGCATGGGCGGCATCCACCTAGTTTCCACGAACGGGAAGTGA
- a CDS encoding DUF1302 domain-containing protein — protein sequence MLLNSGLSGTGKVISGCCRVVPYGVAVGIACASGVAQADAFELDNGVSGRWGLDMSLASSWRTRNADSSLIGKQNGGSMPSQSTDDGNLNYRKRGDNYSTIAKVIGELQLEKDGFGVFLRAKGWYDYAQKDRGVPHGSVANDYAAGRPLEDSHFTDRLSRFSGIEMLDWYAFGSFTPSDSSSLGVKLGSHAVNWGETLFIGGGINQYNPVDVAAARRPGAQVKEIILPTPQISASLGIDGLNVEAFYKLKTQRSVLEGCGTYWSASDGLNCRDSEFGFVNLTPATPDRLALAANLGKMTGKNEYPRDSGSYGIAVKKLVGDVDIGGYFVNYTTTAPRISIRNAPSTAGGPLSGARLGVQGFWDWSANDIKVFGLSAATEIGGWSVFGELSHTKDFPVQINGADLVGGYGIQKGGVLAQTKGPFASIPAGAVFRGYDRKDKTQIQVSTIKSFANVAGADSLSLMGEVAYQHWAGIGNPLTSTRYGRGFEYGIAPWSVNGVSRNCVSNGSSSQDAGCDADGFATTNAWGYRLLASLQYNNVGGVNLTPRVFFAHDVRGYSADNIFLEGRKTLGLGVRAEYLKKYYADFSYTTYARDTKYDSFRDRDFVSLVIGMTL from the coding sequence ATGTTGCTGAATAGTGGCTTAAGTGGCACCGGGAAAGTTATCAGTGGTTGTTGCCGTGTCGTGCCGTACGGTGTCGCCGTGGGGATCGCATGTGCGTCCGGCGTGGCGCAGGCCGATGCGTTCGAACTCGATAATGGTGTTTCGGGGCGCTGGGGGCTGGATATGTCACTGGCGTCGTCGTGGCGCACGCGAAACGCCGACTCGTCGCTCATCGGCAAGCAGAATGGTGGTTCGATGCCCTCTCAGTCTACCGACGACGGCAACCTGAATTACCGCAAACGGGGAGACAATTATTCGACGATCGCCAAGGTGATCGGCGAACTCCAACTGGAAAAGGACGGCTTCGGCGTTTTCCTGCGGGCCAAGGGGTGGTATGACTATGCGCAGAAAGACCGCGGCGTTCCCCACGGCAGCGTCGCCAACGACTATGCTGCTGGCAGACCTCTGGAAGACAGCCATTTCACCGACCGCCTGTCACGGTTCAGTGGCATCGAAATGCTCGACTGGTACGCCTTCGGCAGCTTCACACCGTCCGATAGTTCCTCCTTGGGGGTCAAGCTGGGCAGTCACGCGGTGAACTGGGGCGAAACCCTGTTCATCGGTGGCGGCATCAACCAGTACAACCCGGTCGACGTGGCTGCCGCGCGGCGGCCAGGTGCCCAGGTGAAGGAAATCATTCTGCCGACGCCACAGATCTCGGCCAGCTTGGGCATCGACGGCTTGAACGTCGAGGCCTTCTACAAGCTGAAGACGCAGCGAAGCGTGCTGGAAGGCTGCGGTACCTACTGGAGCGCGAGCGACGGCCTCAATTGCCGGGACTCGGAGTTCGGGTTCGTGAACCTCACCCCTGCCACCCCTGATCGATTGGCCTTGGCGGCCAATCTCGGCAAGATGACCGGCAAGAACGAATATCCGCGGGATTCCGGTTCGTATGGCATCGCCGTCAAGAAACTCGTCGGGGACGTCGACATCGGCGGTTACTTTGTCAATTACACGACGACTGCGCCGCGCATCAGCATCCGCAACGCACCGTCCACTGCAGGCGGGCCGCTATCGGGGGCTCGGTTAGGTGTACAGGGTTTCTGGGACTGGAGCGCCAACGACATCAAGGTCTTCGGGCTCAGTGCTGCGACCGAAATCGGTGGGTGGTCCGTGTTCGGCGAACTCAGCCATACCAAGGATTTCCCTGTTCAGATCAACGGTGCCGACCTGGTCGGCGGCTACGGTATCCAGAAGGGCGGCGTTCTGGCGCAGACCAAGGGGCCTTTCGCCAGCATCCCGGCCGGCGCGGTGTTCCGTGGCTACGATCGAAAGGACAAGACGCAGATCCAGGTGTCCACGATCAAGTCGTTTGCCAATGTCGCCGGCGCCGACAGCCTGTCCCTGATGGGCGAGGTCGCCTACCAGCACTGGGCCGGAATCGGCAATCCGCTGACATCCACCCGCTATGGCCGGGGCTTCGAATACGGCATTGCACCATGGTCGGTCAACGGGGTAAGCCGCAACTGCGTGTCCAACGGTTCATCTTCCCAAGATGCCGGCTGTGACGCGGACGGCTTTGCAACGACCAATGCCTGGGGTTATCGGCTGCTGGCTTCCCTGCAATACAACAATGTCGGCGGCGTCAACCTGACCCCGCGCGTGTTCTTCGCTCACGACGTGCGCGGATACTCGGCCGACAACATCTTCCTGGAAGGACGCAAGACGCTTGGCCTGGGGGTGCGGGCTGAGTATCTGAAAAAATATTACGCCGACTTCAGCTACACGACCTATGCCCGCGATACCAAGTACGACTCCTTCCGCGACCGCGACTTTGTCTCCCTTGTGATCGGCATGACCCTCTAA
- a CDS encoding MMPL family transporter, giving the protein MTDLSPHERKESTPLEVTPLSDVDLEAHHGARTIADYAEHLLFHRRIWVLAVFCVASIFLGWHASKIGLEASFQKMIPASHPYIENYLVYEDDLRKMGNVLRIVVENTGGDIYDKNFLLTLKKINDEVFYIPGVDRGNMKSLWTPNVFWREVTVDGIVGGLVVPDDFDGTPGHVDQIRRNVSRSGTVGSLVANDHRSTVILVPLLEKDPQTGESLDYGLLSERLEQLVRDKYAVEGVRIHITGFAKIMGDLIEGVRSMALFFAVTFVLTVGLLYFYSRCWRSTASVIFCCSLAVVWQLGIVRLMGYALDPYSTLVPFLTFAIGVSHAIQNINTMVAERLGGLSSVDASKATFRLLFVPGSVALLCNVVGFSTLLVIDIGVIRELAISACVGVLVIIFTKIFLLPVIMSYTGISERGLQHRALKVGEKNKSLVRRGTGDFLSRLTERRWALGVVLTGLAILAASLYMARDLRIGDLDPGAPELRADSRYNRDVAFLSANYANSADVFVVMVKTRPDTCGTYPVTSAVDRFQAVMGEVEGVVGIQSLVTEMKGLNAALQGGNLKWYGLSRDEYISSGTLKMTRQDFYKYDCSMLSILLFLEDHKADTLTRVVAAAEAFAAANNTEHAEFLLAAGNAGIEAVTNIVVKRAERLMLFLVYGVVALLVWWEFKSWKVTTALILPLLITSILCEAIMAKLGLGVKVATLPVIVLGVGIGVDYGIYLYNRLENYLRMGMSLKDAYGETLKTTGAAIAVTAVTLALGVATWLFSDIKFQADMGLLLAIMFLWNMVGAILIIPAVLSLLLPAAVREGSPVQRAGG; this is encoded by the coding sequence ATGACAGACCTGAGTCCTCACGAACGCAAGGAATCGACTCCGCTGGAAGTCACGCCGCTGTCCGATGTCGATCTGGAGGCGCACCACGGTGCGCGCACGATCGCGGACTACGCCGAGCATCTGCTGTTTCACCGCAGGATATGGGTATTGGCGGTTTTCTGTGTTGCGTCGATATTCCTTGGCTGGCATGCGTCGAAGATCGGGCTGGAGGCAAGCTTCCAGAAAATGATCCCGGCCAGCCATCCATACATCGAAAACTACCTCGTGTACGAGGACGATCTGCGCAAGATGGGCAATGTGCTGCGCATTGTCGTCGAGAATACCGGGGGCGACATCTACGACAAGAACTTCCTCCTCACTCTGAAGAAGATCAACGACGAGGTGTTCTACATTCCCGGTGTCGACCGCGGCAACATGAAGTCCTTGTGGACGCCCAATGTGTTCTGGCGCGAAGTGACCGTGGACGGCATCGTCGGCGGCCTGGTGGTACCAGACGATTTCGACGGGACGCCTGGCCACGTCGACCAGATCAGGCGCAACGTGTCCCGCTCGGGCACCGTCGGCAGCCTTGTGGCCAACGATCATCGTTCCACCGTGATCCTGGTGCCACTGCTCGAAAAAGACCCCCAGACCGGCGAGTCGCTCGACTACGGGCTGCTCTCGGAACGCCTGGAACAACTGGTGCGCGACAAGTATGCCGTCGAGGGTGTGCGCATCCACATTACCGGCTTCGCCAAGATCATGGGCGACCTGATCGAGGGCGTGCGCAGCATGGCCTTGTTTTTCGCCGTCACCTTCGTGCTCACGGTTGGCCTGCTGTACTTTTACTCGCGCTGCTGGCGCAGCACCGCGTCGGTGATCTTCTGCTGCAGCCTGGCGGTGGTGTGGCAACTGGGGATCGTGCGCCTGATGGGGTACGCGCTCGATCCCTATTCGACCCTGGTGCCTTTCCTGACCTTCGCGATCGGAGTTAGCCACGCGATCCAGAATATCAACACGATGGTGGCGGAGCGCTTGGGGGGGCTATCCAGCGTCGATGCGTCGAAGGCGACCTTCCGTCTGCTGTTCGTGCCCGGTTCAGTCGCCCTGCTGTGCAACGTGGTCGGTTTCTCGACCCTGCTGGTGATCGACATCGGCGTTATCCGGGAACTGGCAATCAGCGCCTGCGTTGGGGTACTGGTCATCATCTTCACCAAGATCTTCCTGCTGCCGGTGATCATGTCCTATACCGGGATCTCGGAGCGGGGGTTGCAGCACCGCGCGCTCAAGGTAGGCGAGAAAAACAAGTCCCTGGTGCGGCGCGGGACCGGAGATTTCCTGTCGCGGCTAACCGAGCGGCGCTGGGCGCTGGGTGTCGTGCTGACCGGCTTGGCGATTCTTGCTGCATCGCTGTATATGGCGCGCGACCTGCGCATCGGCGATCTCGATCCTGGCGCACCGGAACTGCGGGCGGACTCCCGCTACAACCGGGACGTCGCCTTCCTCAGTGCGAACTACGCGAACAGCGCCGACGTCTTCGTGGTCATGGTCAAGACCCGGCCTGACACCTGTGGCACCTACCCGGTGACCTCGGCGGTGGACCGCTTCCAGGCAGTCATGGGCGAGGTCGAAGGGGTGGTCGGCATACAGTCGCTGGTCACTGAGATGAAGGGCCTGAACGCTGCGCTCCAGGGGGGTAACTTGAAATGGTACGGGTTGTCACGAGACGAATACATCTCCAGTGGCACGCTGAAGATGACGCGGCAGGACTTCTACAAGTACGACTGCTCGATGCTGTCGATCCTGCTGTTCCTGGAGGATCACAAGGCTGATACCTTGACGCGGGTGGTGGCCGCCGCGGAGGCGTTCGCCGCGGCGAACAACACCGAACATGCCGAGTTTCTTCTTGCCGCCGGCAACGCTGGCATCGAGGCGGTCACCAATATTGTGGTCAAGCGGGCGGAGCGCCTGATGTTGTTCCTGGTGTACGGCGTCGTCGCACTGCTGGTGTGGTGGGAGTTCAAGTCGTGGAAGGTGACTACGGCACTCATTCTGCCGCTTCTCATTACCTCGATCCTTTGCGAGGCGATCATGGCCAAACTCGGGCTCGGGGTCAAAGTGGCGACGCTGCCAGTGATCGTGCTGGGCGTGGGTATCGGCGTCGACTACGGTATCTATCTTTATAACCGACTCGAGAACTACCTCAGGATGGGGATGAGTCTCAAAGACGCCTATGGCGAAACCCTCAAGACCACCGGCGCAGCCATCGCGGTGACCGCCGTGACGCTGGCGCTGGGCGTGGCGACGTGGTTGTTTTCCGACATCAAGTTCCAAGCCGACATGGGACTGTTACTGGCGATCATGTTCCTGTGGAACATGGTGGGCGCCATCCTGATTATTCCCGCGGTACTGAGCCTGTTGCTGCCGGCAGCAGTGCGTGAAGGGTCGCCAGTGCAGCGTGCTGGCGGCTGA
- a CDS encoding tyrosine-protein phosphatase codes for MAIHKDLPNCRDMGGIEAADGRVVRHGRLFRSGLISQVERGGLEGSPVLCVDVVFDLRSAAERAERSSIFSASGAIRSVVIEDSAELKVAKPVGWARRLIEPDFDGAAAHRMLVDAYKKMPRVLAGVFPALFEHYLSHGAGGVLIHCVAGKDRTGFVCAMLLWALGVPMAAIRDDYLKSAQGFARTGFMQAELRRAFGEEVPARAANAAAVLGDVRGEFLDAAIDQLVRDFGSVDDYLAAVAGLDAARKRQLRRSLLVDPGAVRDCRGERKCSG; via the coding sequence ATGGCGATACACAAGGATCTACCCAATTGCCGCGACATGGGCGGAATTGAAGCTGCGGATGGTCGTGTCGTCCGCCATGGGCGGCTGTTTCGATCCGGTTTGATTTCGCAGGTGGAGCGGGGTGGTTTGGAGGGATCGCCGGTGCTCTGCGTGGATGTCGTTTTCGATCTGCGCAGTGCTGCCGAGCGTGCTGAGAGGAGCAGCATCTTTTCCGCTTCCGGCGCAATTCGTTCGGTAGTGATCGAAGACAGCGCCGAGTTGAAGGTGGCGAAGCCTGTTGGTTGGGCCCGGCGGCTGATCGAACCCGATTTCGATGGCGCCGCTGCGCACCGGATGTTGGTCGATGCATACAAAAAGATGCCTCGGGTGCTCGCCGGCGTATTCCCGGCCTTGTTCGAGCACTACCTTTCCCACGGTGCGGGTGGGGTGCTCATTCATTGCGTGGCGGGCAAGGATCGCACCGGGTTCGTTTGCGCGATGCTGCTGTGGGCACTGGGGGTGCCGATGGCAGCCATTCGGGACGACTATCTGAAGAGTGCGCAAGGGTTCGCCCGGACGGGTTTCATGCAGGCCGAACTACGGCGCGCCTTCGGTGAAGAGGTTCCCGCCCGGGCAGCCAATGCCGCCGCCGTGCTGGGCGATGTCCGGGGTGAGTTCCTGGATGCGGCTATCGACCAACTCGTGCGCGATTTCGGTTCGGTGGACGACTATCTTGCGGCGGTTGCGGGCCTGGACGCAGCGCGCAAACGGCAATTGCGGCGCTCGCTACTCGTCGATCCCGGCGCAGTGCGGGATTGCCGCGGGGAGCGAAAGTGCTCCGGTTGA
- a CDS encoding DUF1329 domain-containing protein: protein MKFLKLTTLCEFFLIAGLASGSAAAAGDFSRLGKDLTPWGAPKGGNQAGTIPAWDGGIQKAPAGFDPKNGYVSPFADEKPLYTITAANYQQYEAQLTSGHIQLLKRFPNYKINVYPSHRTHALPKEQYEAIAKEAPNAKLSADGNGFTGTRKSVVPFPFPQSAYEVYHNMVMRWRGGTYDRVSTGFPVQGNGRFTPSKRKEEILFSSNIDNPPENLNYYGMITYTAPSSIAGELVLVHEPIDQSIESRRAWAYNPGSRRVLRAPQIGNDSPLTGSDGLMTQDDFDGLNGSPERFEWKLVGKREMIIPYNNFRMTDKSLKYTDIAGAQTVNQDLVRYEMHRVYVLEATLKPGARHIYSKRTVLVDEDSFQVAHVDNYDGRGELWRAHEVFAVYAYDCQCTFMAGDVSYDFQAGRYAIYALTNEERPAVFGKSYRPEYFTPDNMKRLAR, encoded by the coding sequence ATGAAATTCCTGAAACTGACGACGTTGTGTGAATTTTTTCTGATCGCCGGTCTGGCCAGCGGAAGTGCCGCCGCTGCGGGCGATTTCTCCCGCCTCGGCAAGGATCTGACGCCTTGGGGGGCGCCCAAAGGCGGTAACCAGGCTGGGACCATTCCCGCTTGGGATGGCGGCATCCAGAAGGCGCCCGCCGGATTCGATCCGAAGAATGGCTACGTATCCCCGTTTGCCGATGAAAAGCCGCTCTATACCATCACCGCGGCCAACTACCAGCAGTACGAAGCGCAATTGACCTCGGGCCATATCCAACTGCTGAAGCGATTCCCGAACTACAAGATCAACGTCTATCCCAGCCATCGCACGCATGCCCTGCCGAAGGAGCAGTACGAGGCGATTGCAAAGGAAGCGCCGAATGCCAAACTGAGCGCCGATGGCAACGGTTTCACCGGCACCCGGAAGTCCGTCGTGCCTTTCCCGTTTCCCCAGTCAGCCTACGAGGTCTACCACAACATGGTGATGCGTTGGCGGGGCGGCACTTACGACCGGGTCAGTACCGGATTTCCGGTGCAGGGTAACGGCCGCTTCACTCCGTCGAAGCGGAAAGAGGAAATCCTGTTCTCCAGCAACATCGACAATCCCCCGGAGAACCTCAATTACTACGGCATGATCACGTACACGGCGCCGTCGAGCATCGCCGGGGAACTGGTGCTGGTGCACGAACCCATCGATCAGAGCATCGAGTCCCGCCGGGCATGGGCGTACAACCCTGGAAGCCGCCGCGTGCTGCGCGCGCCGCAAATCGGCAACGACAGTCCCTTGACCGGTTCCGACGGGTTGATGACCCAGGACGATTTCGATGGATTGAACGGATCGCCGGAACGCTTCGAGTGGAAACTGGTGGGCAAGCGCGAAATGATCATCCCATACAACAACTTCAGGATGACGGACAAGAGCCTGAAATACACCGACATCGCCGGTGCGCAGACCGTCAACCAGGACTTGGTTCGCTACGAGATGCATCGAGTCTATGTCCTGGAAGCCACGCTGAAGCCAGGCGCCCGCCACATCTACAGCAAGCGGACAGTCCTCGTGGATGAGGACAGCTTCCAGGTGGCCCATGTGGATAACTACGACGGCCGCGGCGAATTGTGGCGTGCACACGAAGTGTTCGCAGTTTATGCCTACGATTGCCAGTGCACCTTCATGGCTGGTGACGTGAGTTACGACTTTCAGGCAGGGCGCTACGCAATCTACGCCTTGACCAACGAGGAGCGGCCTGCGGTTTTCGGCAAGAGCTACAGACCCGAATACTTTACGCCCGACAACATGAAGCGTCTGGCGCGTTGA